The following nucleotide sequence is from Arvicola amphibius chromosome 1, mArvAmp1.2, whole genome shotgun sequence.
GCTGACACTCGCTCATGAACATCTGCTATAGCAGTTTTCTTATTCTAGTTGTTTTTGCTTCTGCCAGGAGACAGGACATGGGGCTGTGGGTTTCAGGGACTCAGACAGACATGTTCCCAGTACACCTGGCAGTGTTAGCGTGCTCCCCATTCTTGTCTTAGAGCGTTTGGATCCAGTAAGGGGTTCGTTATAAAGATGAGTGCCACAAAGGAGGCTTAGGGTGCAGGAATGTGAGGTGTCACCTTTCCTTCATGGAACCCCACCCGGTCCAGTAAAGATAGCATACAGCCAGGGAGTCAGTCTGACTCGGGGCGGCACTGGTTCTAGACTCTCTTTATTGGGATTTGCAGTTCTGGGTAGGCACACTGTTCCAGTCCATGAGGAAGTGTTCGATATCATCATAGAGGCTGTTGGTGCTAGACAGGCACAGGCCAAGACTGCTGCTGTCCAGGGAGGACACACCCTCACGCTGCACACCTTCCAGGTGTGCTTTGCATAGCCATGGCTCCAGCTGTGGGAGGGACATCTGTTagggctcccacccagcagtccacACCCACCTGTACTTGCCAACCCAGGCTCTACCTTCACCAGAATCAGGCTCTTCTCCTTGGGCCTTCCTGCTGACAAGTCTTGCCCAAAACCCAGGTAGATGGTGTAGTATGGTGATCCTTGCCGCCTCCGGGCCCGGAACTCGTCCAACTCTGTTAGGAAGTCGCTCTGGTGAGCACGTTAGAAAGGCTCCAGAGACCCAAGGACAGTACCCCAGACCTCACTGACCTCGGAAGAAAGTGCTGAAGTCGAAGATTGGGGTGTGGCAGTTGCGTTCCAACAGCTGGGCTGGGGTGGATGGGTTGGTGGAGCCCATGGGGCTGCCCAACTCCCAGTACACCTTGCACTTGCCCATGCGCAGGGCATACAGTGACAGCCCCCGCAGCTCCAGCTGAAGGCCTGGTGACACATGCTGCAGAAGTGTCTCTGTGTAATGCAACTGCTTCTGATCCGGGAGCTCAGCAGGGCTGGGAAAAATCACTGGCTGGGGCTCTGAGTTTCTTATCGCTGAGCTCATGGGGCTATACAGGAACACGCAGCTGGGGTGTCCCACCATTTCCTGGAGCACTGTGCGGCCCTTGTACATGATGGTCACAGCCAGGGACCCTAGATTGTGCTCTGTGTACAGACCAAGCTATGAGtggtgggtgtggtggggcacattGCCCTACACCTCAGAACCCTTTCCCTTCCCACTGAGGTACAGATGTGAGGGCTGAGTGGTGCAGTGTTGTGCCTGGGAGAACAGGTGTGTACTGGGGAAGACCTGCGCAAGCACCACAGCTCTAGCCCACACCAACAGGTCCCCAGGTCCTCACCAGTCATCAAAGTTGGGTGTTGAAGCCTGGGGCTGGGGACGGCTTCCACCTGCCATGCTGCATGAAGCTCCTCAGAAGCATGTTCTGGCTCCCGGCCTGAGGACAAGGTGAAGCTGCCTGTCCATCTTGCCCCTCATGGTGCCCTAGCTTCCCACCCTTGTCCTTCGAGCAACCTtagctttcctcctctccctcataCAGCCTCGGGCAGATGGAGTTCTCTAGTCCAGCCCAAGCTCAGTAAcagttcttcctgcctctcaccAGGATCCTGTGATGGAGCTGGGTCTGCCCCAGGCTCAGGTTCTAGTGGGTGGTCCTCCAGGAGGCTTTGCTGCAGAACCTGAAGCAAGAGGTCCCCAGCATCACCAGAGAACAGAGGGCTTGGAGTCTGAAGCTCAGCATTTCCTCTTGCCAGGAAGGGTCCTAGGGACACAGCCTGCAAGAGAATGCTTAGTGGTAGGCAGCTGCCCATCCCCCAGGCCTAGAGGGCGCGGACAGACTGTACCTGTGCAGGTAAGGCATTGCCGACGGCCACTTCTTCCCCGTTTTCCATGGCTGGGCCTTCTGAAGAGAGGGGGCAGTTTGGATCTAAGACTGACTAGTTATGATGGTTAAGTAGTTTAAAAAGTTCTCTTCCCCATACCCTTTGTCCCCAGAGCACCAGACATCTCCCTCAGCCCAAGGCTCTGACTTAGGAGGAAatgcccccacccacccatccacccacaccTTGAAAGAAGAACAACTGGGCCTACAATCAGCCTTTTCCCAACCAGCTTTAAAAACTACAAATCCAACCATGAAGCCACCAAGACAAAGTAGTCCAAGTCCCTTCCTCCCTAGTCTGTCCCAATTTGTGGCATTCCTCACCAGTGGAGCCAAGTTCCAGGCTAAGTTCATATACTTTGTGTGGGTCAGCAGGGTCCCCTGAATTGTCTTTACGCATGATAAAGCGACGTGTGCTCCTAAGTGCACAGCGGAAGTTGGTTTTCCAGCCTGCTCGCTCTGCAGCCTCTGGGGGTGGTAGGTTACCTCCACTAGGTGGCCACCTCCCTCTAGCCACAGCCCAGGCctgaaggagagaacagagaacGTGGGTTAAGGAGAGACTCCTTTGTGAATTCTGAGAGATGATACCGAGGGCAGGACTAGGCACCACCTTGAAGATCCGGGCATCAGCTTCATCCAGATCCTTGCGCCCAAAATGCTTCCAGGGCACACGGAAGACTGTGTGAGCCTCGTCCAGCCACCGCAGGCCCTCGTACTGGCCGCTGCTGACCTCGCCCAGAAGCCACTCTCCAAACAGTATGCGCTGGGACCCCCTGCAAGCAGGGCAGCAACGCTAGGATCAGGGCCAAGAGCCAGGCAAACAGGACCCAACACAACCAGGGTGGCCATGTTCTCACCTCTCTGAGGCCATTGCTTCTACAAAGGCAGTCTGGGAGAATCAGAGTAGGTCCTACTCTGGGATAGGCTGCAGTCTCTGCAGCAGTCAGGTATTACAAATGAAGTAAGAGTCCTTTGGGTGTCACTAAGGTTTGAGGTTGTAGCCACGGATAGTGTGGCCAAGTGTCACAAATGTGATTATATGTGTTGGTCACAAGTGGGAATTTATCGCAAGTGTGACCCAGGTGTAGGGTGTTAAGGGTCACAAATGCGGTCTGAGAACTTATAGCCACCTAGGTTCCGAAACTAAGTGTGGATTCCTCGGCCAAGGTGGCTATGGATATGACTACAGATGTAGCGGGAGCGCACACGTGAAGTCACAGGTGTTGATCCAGCGTCCAAGCCTGGATGGGCTGTCGCAGGCCGGACCCTGCAAAGACACGGCGGTAAAAGGGGGCGGGCCCAGGCCAGTAAAGCGAAACTGCATCCCGGGAAAATGAAACCTAAATAGCCGAAACAGCGTGTGGGCAGTTGCGGGCTTCCCTCTGTCTCAGTGGCTACGGGCGCAGTCCTTGACCTCCATCCTACCCTCACACAGAGGCCAACCCCACCTACTGATCTTCCGATTGCAGATTCTGCCGGCCCTCTGCCCTCCTGTGTCCCCGAGCCTCTCTGTACTGCCCTTCCCAGACCGCTCGCTACTCCGTGGAGGGGACAAGAATTTCCTCTCGTGGCACTAGCTCGCTCCCTCCCCGCGTGGGATAAGGGTTCCCTCCACATACCTGGTGCCGGAGCCGCCGGGACGGTTTTATCTCAGAGAGAACGAGGCGCCCAGTGCTTTTATAGGACCCGGGTCAGGGGCGGGGCGGAGTGCAGCAGGGTGTGGCGTAAGGGCTCCCGCTGCCATTGGGTGTCACGTGCTGTGGCACTCCACTCCACTCTCACAGACCCTTTATAGATCCAGTGAGAGGCTGACCCTGTTTTGGACAGCACCAGCAAGTCTCAGAGGAACAGCTCCCCAAGTGGGAGTGTGGGAAAAGTCtttccctcctcacctcctcaggAAAATATGGCGGGAGAAGGCAGGGGTACCTACAGAGATCCCAAACAAAGTCagcaactttttgttttgtttcattttgctctgTTTAACTGGCAGGAAAGTATCAGGAAGTGTAGTCTAAAGAGAGGCTACACGTTGAGAATGGTACAGATAAGACTACtccagcaggcagtggtggtgcatgcctttaatcccagtactcaggaggcagaggcagggtaatctctgagtttgaggccagcctgatctacacaggagttccagtacagccaaggctacacagtgaaatcctgtatcaacacacacacacacacacacacacacacacacacacacacacaaaagaatatccCAAAGCCACTACTTGTAATACTATCTCAGGAGAGGTTGAGGCTTcaagagtaagaccctgtctcaaatgtaAAATTTAACCACTGTGTTGCATCCAGccttcattagagaagcttccagctggggctggagagatggctctgcaattaagtgcactggctgctcttccagaggtcctgggttcaattcccagcatccacagggtggctcatgagatctggtgccctgttttggtctgcaggcatacatatattcgggcagaacattgtatacatgatagataaataaatcttttaaaaaaaggaaaagaaaagaaaagaaaagaagaaagagaagcttcCAGCTGCAATGAGCAGAATCCTGTAAGTGGCCCAAGGACAGAGAATGGGGGATGGTAGGGTGTGTATCCAGAATGAGCCATCTCTGTCGCCCCCTCCAAGGCCCAGGGAACAGCTCCCTTctgtgttcaaatcccagcacccacatggcaggtaaCAACTGACTGttactccaagatctgacaccttcacacagacatacatataggcaaaacaccaatgcacgtaaaataaagtaaattagaaaggaaggaaggaaggcaggcagcagttgaaataaaaccaaaaaatacattgtataaatgggTAAAGCTGTCCGTTTTTTATAAAACGTTTGGAAAGGAATTCGAGATGACTTTTCATGACTGCTTTGCAGGAAGAAGCCCAGATTGTAATGTACCCTCCcccaaggagaccagagagcTGTGTGTAACCTCCATAGCCCTggtctccctccacctcctgacaTGATCAGTAGGCCCCTGTATCTCAGGGTTTCTGTATGGGGCAGAGTGCAGTGTTCATTGCCAGAgcagtctttttatttgtttgtgtgtgttgttttgttttgaaaaggggtttctctacatagtcttggctgtcctggaactcactctgtagaccgtgttggcctcagattcacagagattagcctgtctctgcttcctgaatgctgggattaaacatgggTGCCACCATTCGCAGCCAGACTTTTGAATCAGGCTGTGACCCTCAGGAAGGTCCCAGAGGTCACTTTCTGCCAAATGACTGTACAATGTGGCGGGAGCCCTGTTCTGGTTCTTTCACTTAACTCAAACGAAGCTGTCCACATCGGGCTAAGCGCTGAGATCTCCAGGGAGGACTTCTCTCTTCCCCGCTGGCTACCGTGGGAGAGGAGCTTGGGggcgggggagtgggggagggaacatCCGGAAGCCGGCAGCTGGGTGCTCACAGCAGGTGTTTTACCCCAgcgctccctccctccttcctgcactTAGACCGGAGTTGGGGGTCGGGGAGGGGCGGTTAGGAGGGATAACCCGGCTCcagaagaagagacaggaacGCTTGGGCTTTGTTGAACGGCCTTCCCTGGCACTCGCTCCCGCACACCCGCCTTAAGACTCCGGAATTCGAAAGTGCTGCTTTaatttgaggaggaaaaggtCTTGGAGTGGAGGTTGGGGGTGCTGCGCTAGATATAAGTGTGGTCGATTTCAGCGCCAAGGTGAAGACCCTTTTTCTGGTCAGGGTCATCATCATCGCTGCCCTCACTTTCCGTGGCGCTGGCGCTGTCCATGTCTGCTGTGGGCTCGTTGAGGACCACCACGTCAGCATCCTCTCTGATGTCCTTGCCGAACCACACAGCCTTGTAGCCACCCTCCCCCTCCGGCCGCCGCTCCTTAGTCAGAATAGACTTCACGGCTGAAGGACTGTCCCCAGCCTGGACGGTTTTAGGAGACCCGGGAGCTCTGAGCTCTGGGCTAGGAGGCGCAGAGCTGGGGGGCGTGGGGCTGGAAGACATGGGGCTATGGGACCCAGAGGGAGGCTGGGAGGGCTCAGGGTCTGGCTGTGGCTGCGGGTTGGAGGTGGACGACCAGCTGGTCTTGTGGTCCGGGAAGAAGGCCAGGTTGTCATAGTTATTCTCCGGAGGAGGCACCTACCGGCCCGGTGCGGCAAGAGCAGAAGAGCAGAGGCGTTACTCCCACCAGTACCTTCCTAACCCTCCTCCCACTACTTGGCTCCCACCCtccccttgcccccccccccacctggtATCAACACATCCATCCCAGCCTACCTTTGCTCCTTTCCCCAGCTGTTCCCATTCATCCCTCCATGTCCCTTTTCTGTGACTCTTCAATCCTGGGTTAGTCCCCTTTCTACTCTGCCTAGCCCAACACAGCACGGAGACCCTTACCTTAGCCTTGCTGCCACAGCAGCAGTTGAACCGGTGACGGTAGTGTTTATGGATGAGGATGACCAGGCCGATGAGGGCCAGCAACAAGAGCGCACCTAGCACCCCGCCCAGCACTGCCATGTCCACCGTGGAAAATTTCTGGTCACCCATCGCACCTTCTCCTGCCAAAGAAACCAAGGCCACTTACTGTTGGAACACCCCCAAGCATCCCTTTCTAACCCGGGCCAGAATGAAGCACCATGAAAACAAGACGGGCATGGCTTGGCCCACCCTCTAGAGCTGAGGTTCAGAGAATGGGGGCTACTAACCACACCAGGCAGGAAAGCTGCCTGCGATACCAAGGCCCCCGGGGGCATGACTGCCAGCTTCTGACACGCTAGGATGCCcttcaaggccaccctgtgcACACTTGACTGTGAACTTTGTCTTGTGTGGCTTCAGCTCCAGTTTTGAATGCATGACACTTGACACAGTTTTTCAAGAACACTCATGAAAAAGAAGTCCACCTTGTAAAATTGCCTCTGGGGACCATTCCTGTGGGACACTAACCATGTCTAGCCCCTTGTGATCCTGAACACCGAAGGATTGTGTGTGTACAGCTCAATGACCGGGATGAAAACTTTTCAGTGGGAacctcacgtgtgtgtgtgtgtacgtatgtgtgtgtgtgtatgtgtgcgcatatgcgcgtgtgtggtatgtgcatgtgtgtggtgtgtgcatgtgtgtggtgtgtgcatgtgcatgtcttaagtttatgtagtgtgtgtgtgtgtgtgtgttggtgctgTATGTCATGGTACATgctgtggtcagaagacaacttgcagaagtcagtatCCTGCCACTACCTGTGTAGGACCCTGGGGTCTACTCAGCTTGTCTGTCAGACCCCAGGGGTCCACTCAGCTTGTCAGGCTACTGACCATCTTGCCAggccccatcttttttttttttttttttttttttttctggacagggtttctctgtagctttggcacctgtcctggaacttactctgttgacgaggctggcctcaaactcactgagatctgcctgtctctggctcctgagttctgggattaaaggcgtgggtcaccaccacctggtactCAGTTGTTTTGTGTAGGTTCTGGAACTGaattcatgtcctcatgcttggaaGGCAAATATGAATGAGTCATCTCCCCATTCGTCATCTCCCCAAtcctgactttgtgtgtgtgtgtgtgtgtgtgtgtgtgtggtgtgtgtgtatgtgattattgttttgttttgtttttttagcagtattgtctcactgtgttgcccaggctagctctGAATTCCTAGGCtcaggtgatcctcctgcctcagtctttccattagctgggatcacaggcatgtatcACTATATCCAGTCAAAATCAtccataattattattattattattgagacagggtttttctatatagctctggctagccttggactccctctgtagatcaggctggcctcgaactcagagatctgccagtctctgcctcccaaatgctgggattaaaggtgtgcaccaccaccactggctcataattattcttttaaagacaggttctctgtgtatagcTGTGGCcggactggaactcactatatagaccaggctggccttgaacctacagCCTTTTACTACCtgtctagtgctggaattaaagggataCATTAACATACCCTGACAGCCATAAAATCATCATTTTTATCTTGTACCTTCCTAATAGTGCCCCCACCTTAAGACCCTAAATACAGATTGTCCTGGGAATTATGCAATGCGCTGGCTTCAAAATCTGCCTCTGTATCCCCATACCTTTTTCAGCTCACCCCATCTGCCCCACCGGGACCATCTGTCTGGAACTCGACACAGACTCCTTGGAGGTAGTCAGTGAGGCcaggccaggctagcctgggtgGACCCTGTGGTAGCACAGCCCTTGAACCCCTGTCTGAGTTAGGAGGGCGGTGATGGTGGCTCCAGAGCAAACATGTGTGGGCTACCTGATGGTGATGGGCTCCTGATGGGCGTGGTGGCTGTCGGATGAGAGGCTCCTGGCTTGGGGGTCTGCGTTGGGTCCCCTCTGGATGTACTTGGAATGAGGGAGGTACTTGTTCTTGAAGTAGGGGCTGTCGGCTGAGAGGTCCCTGGCATGGGGGTCTGTGTGGAGCCCCCACTGGGTGTGACTGGCTTTGAAGTGGTGCTTGCACCTGTAATGGGGATCACTGGCTGAGAGGTTCCTGGCTTGGGGGTCTGTGTGGACCCCCCACCAGGAGTGGCTGTCTTGGGGGAAGTGCTGGTTCCAAGAGTAGGGAGCCCCCCAGGTGTGgatgaggtagaggcaggtgggctTAGAGTTGTGCCTGAGGGTGGGACTGGGCCAGCACTTCCCCCGAAGCTGGTTGTGGCAGGTCCTTGAGAGGTCCCAGAGGTCGTGGGGGCTTCCAAAGTGGTGCTACTTGAAGTTGTTCCTCCAGCTTCTGGGGGCTTGGGGGACTCTGGGGGTGGCATGGACAGAACTTGGGTTTGCCTCTGTCCCCAAATACGCCTGTTCCAGAGGAGGAGCCACCTTGCTTGGGGGCCCTGGGGCTCACCTGTGGAGGGGGCCTCTTGCTCTGACACTTGGATCTCAACGACAGTGGTGGCTTTATCATTAGTCACAGAACTGGTAGCTTCTACCTGGGGCAGGAAAGGGGCTTGTTCCTCTCGGGTCCCTCTTTACCCCACACCTTTGGTCCCCGTATTCCCCACTCCACCTGTACATAGAAGATGCCTGTTTCTTTCATAGCCGCAGTGGTCAGCATGACATCCTCGTTCATCTGAAAATCTGAGGAGTTGGTGATTTCATACTTGATGTCCGAGTTGAGGTCCTGGGTGACACAGCAGTGAGGGCTGGGCCTGGGTGTCCTACTGTCCATCCCAAGCTGCCCACGCAGAGACCCAGAGTCCGGGCACACTTAGAGAGTTCCTAGGTGGTCAGGAAGGGACTGCATACCGGGAAGTCTGAGTACTGAGCCTGGATCCTTAGGGTCTCCGAAGGGGAGGTCCTGTCCTTCACTGCTGTGCCAGCCTCAGAACCAAGTACCACCATACCATGGTACGGGCTCTGGGAGAACTGGAGTGAGTTCCCAGCTGCATCACGAGCCTCCACAACAGCCTGGGTCATTGAGTAGCGGGCCCTATCATCCTGATCGGCCTGgggagtcggggggggggggcaaaacaGGAGTAAGCAATGGGACTTGTTGGAGCAGGGCTGCAGCTGGGGCTCAAGGGAACACAGGAGACCCATCTGTTGTACTCACTCTGACCAGCAGGGTGAAGGTCGTGGGGCTGGGGATAATTTTGCTCATCGTGAGGTTGCCAGACTTTTCGTCGATGATGAATGTGTTATCCGTGTTTCCTGGGAGAATTTGGGATGGGGTTTGGTGTCTGGTCCCTCTGCTGTAGGGTCCAGGTGCTATAGGGCTAGCCCTCACTCACCCGCCATAATGCTGTAGATGATAGGCTGGTTAATCTCCTGATCTCCGTCCACAGCATAGATAGGACCAGGACTCAAGATGAGGGGGGATGGCTGTGGGGATAGGGATAGCCTGAGGTTGAGGGACCCCagttcttactcttttttttgtcCGTCAAGGCCTGGAACATGAATTGTAGCATGGGGACAGGGGACAGTTCCTGCTTGAGACAGAGCTGCAACCACAGCAGGATTCAGGGGCAGCAAGAACTTAAGAAGGAAGACTTGGCAGCCTCTGTGTGTCCTCTGCTCCATGGGAGGTTACGGTAGCCTTAGCTAGACCCCACCTGCCCAGCTGGCCGTCTGGCCCCAGAGGAGACTGTCTGCTGGGCAAGGACATAGCAGTTCCTTATTAGCGTCAGCCCAGCCCCTGAAGTCCTCACACCCCAGCTGACATCACAGGGTCTGTGCTCATCACTGACTTTTGTCTGTATGTCCCCGACCTGAGGCTGGGATAGTTAATGAATGATTATTCATCCATATTAGTTtccaaaaaatttacaaaattgcCTAAACCTCTTGGGGAGCACAGGACCACCACTAGGTCCCTACCCTGACTTGGATCTGGATTCAAGTTAGACCCTGGGCTTTCTTACTCCCTATTACCAGTAGGAGTCCCGTGGGGACCACTCCTTGGTACTGGGCATGGATGCAGAAGTAGCCATCTGAGAAGGAGCAAGGCAGGAACCAGGGGGTCCGTAGGTCAGCCGGAAGCACGTTTATGATCAGGGTGGCAGTGGCCGTGTGGctgggttctgttttgtttgcattCCAAGTATCCTGTAATCACAGCCAGTCCTGACAGGTCAGGCCCACAAGGACTTGGTCAGGGCCTAGAACATCCAGGTCTCAGGTAGCTGTGATCTGTTTACCTGTGCCAACAGCCTGAAGGTCATGTTCTGATTCTTATAGAAATCCAGGGTCCGGCTCAGTGTCAGAGCAGGGTTGGTTAACCCCGCCAGGGAGAAGAAGCTGCTGGCATtctgagaaggcagaagaggtCACAACCTGAGCCTCTGAGGCCTGGAGGCATCAGAAGGAAGGGGTCAGTAATGTGTGGGGACAGGGGAAGCACTGACAGGGGTCACTTCCTGCAGAGTGTAATATAGCATGTCATCTAAGTCAGCGTCTTCGGCCGCCAGTTCTGTCCCAGGGATGACAGTTGTACCCACTCTGGTGTCCTGGGGATAGAGAAGAAGTTGATCCAGCCATGCTGTGGTTTCTGTATATATCTATCTCCCTGATGGCATCCCCAGACACCCCTCtgtcccccttccttctccataCTCAGAAGGCACCTGCTGTGACGCCACTAAACTCACCTCTGATACATTGTATTCCTTGATTGTAAAGGGAAACTTTGGGGGATTGTCATTGACATCCAGgataaccacagacacaaacaaCTCGGTCAGCTGCAAGAAAGTCACTAAAGTCAACCCCTGCCTGAGGAGGGATGCTCTGATGCCAGCATTCGTTCCCTTCTTCTTTATCAGTTCGTTCATTCGGTCTTTCGCTCTCTCACTCAACAGACATCTATGGGCTCCTGTTCTAGGGGAACTcagactagaaaaacaaaattaagcctTTCAGAGTGTGGCGGCCAGTGTGCGGGGAATATGCTGAAGAGACGTTAGGGCAGTCCCGGGGACACACCAGCAAAATGTCAAAGGAAGAAAACGGAGCGGTCTCATCGCCCAAAAACAGGTCTTCAAAAGAATAGCAGAGAAAGGAGCCTTCAGGTTAAACTCACTGGCTGTGTCCCGGGAGAGAGACCTTCCTGGGacccaggaggagagagaggtggaggacagaggaggaaaaggtgTTCTTCTCCAGTGACAGATGTCAAGGCCATGGTCATTCtgcgagtgtgtgtgcgtgtgcatgtgtgtgcatgtgtgtgtgtgtatgtgcgtgtgtgtgtgtgaagtgtatTGTGTGTTGAGTGTGGAGCCCAAGGTCTCAACCACAcactaggcaggtgctctaccactaaactatacttaaaaatgaacttttaaaaattattttctattagaGACACGGGCTGAGATATGTGTGGGTAGCATGTCATGGTACAGGGTTGGAGTGCAGGGTGTGCAAGTTGTTCTTGGTGgggcaggaagtgtgtggggcCTGTCATATCTGTAAGCGTCTTTTAGCAAAAGGCTGAAAATGTAGTGTAGGCTGAGGGCCGAGGGTGAAGATGtctggggtggggcaggcagTGTGGACTAGGAGGGCAAAGCGTCCCCTGAGATGATGTATCCATGCTGGTGTGAGCAGGCTTAAGGAGTATCTACAATAGGCCAGTGTCTACACAGCCTAGCCTTGCCCACCCAGCTGGGAAATTAGCTTTGAGTCCCAGTAAGAAAATGTGGAAGTTTCTGTGTGAGGCTGGGCAAGGTCTGGTTATGACTGTCTGGGGACTCACTGCAcggaggagaagggatggagggggaCCAGGGACAAGAAAGCAGCAAGGGGATTCGCTAGAAGAGTCAGAGAGGAGCTCTATCCACCAAAGCCCCCGTGAGActcaggcaggaagagcagggcaGACTTTAAAGGAGGCCCAGCCAACAGAGTCcctgggtgtgtggggggggacaaCAAAAGTGGGGGAAAGGGCTGGCCGGTGAAGGTGTCTCCCAGGTGAGGGGTGAAGGGCAGACTTGGGGTCTCAGGGTGCTAACTCATACATGGCCCTAAGTTAGCAGAGTTTGAGTCTAGAGCTCAGGGCAGAGTCTGGGCTAAGGGAAGTGGGGGAGTGGCCAATAGAGCGCTTATGCTCAGACTCCCTGGGGTGAGGTCATAGAGGATTGGTCTTGGGGTACTCTGACAGGTGGGGGTAGTCAGATAATGGGGCTGCCTTACCAAGTCATTTCCTCTCCTGCACTCCAGGACTGCCTCCAGCATAGAATTTTTCTGAGGATAAAGAAGCCAGTGCCCTATGAGTCAGCAGCCCCATAGGAAGTCCAGTGCCCTAGGCTAGGGGAGCTAGGGGAGTGTGGCTAGAAAGGCGTATACTTCTCCAGGGCCCCTGTCATCGGTGGCAAATCCTGTGTGTAGGGGGCATCTGGCAACTGTGTCCCTCAAGGGTCCTACCCCTCAGTACCAACCAACCTCACTACCTGGGGGACATAGCACCCACCATTAACCCCTCCTCCTAAGGTGTCTTTTCCAAGCTAGGGGAATGGATGCTCATGTATGTCCCTATGGGGGCACATTCCACCCTACAGACTGTACCTCATAATCTGGAGTCACGTTGAGAAACAGCTGGTTTTTCACAATATTAAATGCAGAAGGAGTGGACCTGGACCCCAGGGTCACATGCAGGCCATCTGAGACCGAAATGTTCAACAGCGGCTCAGAAATATTACTGTTCTCCTCAATTTGAACAATCGACTGGCCCACAGAGCAGCCTAGAAAGTCGCAAAGGAGAAGTTGGTATAATCCACCCACTCTACGGTCTACCCATTCTGCCCTTGTCCAGCACATACCTTGGGCCTGGGCCGAGGTTCCTGGAGGTTGGCAAAACAGCACTAAGAGCAATGGCAGCAGCAGCGGAGGCCACAGGAGGGCCGGAGCCCCCATGGTGGCAGCTGTCAGCTGGAAGAAGGGTCCAGCTGCCTTCTTGTTCCAGGGCTGGTACAGTTCCTGCCTGGGCGACCTTCGCCCCTGCCAGGCACCGCCTCATTTTATGACCCTTTACTGATGGCCTCTACCAAGGGGGCTCCCGCTGGCCGGCACTAAGAGGGGACATGAGGTCATGTTTCAGCCTGGACTTCTAGGAAGTTAAGCGGGGACTCAACCGCAGGCATTACACAAGGTATAAAAGCATGAGGACCACTGG
It contains:
- the Cdhr5 gene encoding cadherin-related family member 5 isoform X3, giving the protein MGAPALLWPPLLLPLLLVLFCQPPGTSAQAQGCSVGQSIVQIEENSNISEPLLNISVSDGLHVTLGSRSTPSAFNIVKNQLFLNVTPDYEKNSMLEAVLECRRGNDLLTELFVSVVILDVNDNPPKFPFTIKEYNVSEDTRVGTTVIPGTELAAEDADLDDMLYYTLQEVTPNASSFFSLAGLTNPALTLSRTLDFYKNQNMTFRLLAQDTWNANKTEPSHTATATLIINVLPADLRTPWFLPCSFSDGYFCIHAQYQGVVPTGLLLPSPLILSPGPIYAVDGDQEINQPIIYSIMAGNTDNTFIIDEKSGNLTMSKIIPSPTTFTLLVRADQDDRARYSMTQAVVEARDAAGNSLQFSQSPYHGMVVLGSEAGTAVKDRTSPSETLRIQAQYSDFPDLNSDIKYEITNSSDFQMNEDVMLTTAAMKETGIFYVQVEATSSVTNDKATTVVEIQVSEQEAPSTGEGAMGDQKFSTVDMAVLGGVLGALLLLALIGLVILIHKHYRHRFNCCCGSKAKVPPPENNYDNLAFFPDHKTSWSSTSNPQPQPDPEPSQPPSGSHSPMSSSPTPPSSAPPSPELRAPGSPKTVQAGDSPSAVKSILTKERRPEGEGGYKAVWFGKDIREDADVVVLNEPTADMDSASATESEGSDDDDPDQKKGLHLGAEIDHTYI
- the Cdhr5 gene encoding cadherin-related family member 5 isoform X2 yields the protein MGAPALLWPPLLLPLLLVLFCQPPGTSAQAQGCSVGQSIVQIEENSNISEPLLNISVSDGLHVTLGSRSTPSAFNIVKNQLFLNVTPDYEKNSMLEAVLECRRGNDLLTELFVSVVILDVNDNPPKFPFTIKEYNVSEDTRVGTTVIPGTELAAEDADLDDMLYYTLQEVTPNASSFFSLAGLTNPALTLSRTLDFYKNQNMTFRLLAQDTWNANKTEPSHTATATLIINVLPADLRTPWFLPCSFSDGYFCIHAQYQGVVPTGLLLPSPLILSPGPIYAVDGDQEINQPIIYSIMAGNTDNTFIIDEKSGNLTMSKIIPSPTTFTLLVRADQDDRARYSMTQAVVEARDAAGNSLQFSQSPYHGMVVLGSEAGTAVKDRTSPSETLRIQAQYSDFPDLNSDIKYEITNSSDFQMNEDVMLTTAAMKETGIFYVQVEATSSVTNDKATTVVEIQVSEQEAPSTESPKPPEAGGTTSSSTTLEAPTTSGTSQGPATTSFGGSAGPVPPSGTTLSPPASTSSTPGGLPTLGTSTSPKTATPGGGSTQTPKPGTSQPVIPITGASTTSKPVTPSGGSTQTPMPGTSQPTAPTSRTSTSLIPSTSRGDPTQTPKPGASHPTATTPIRSPSPSEGAMGDQKFSTVDMAVLGGVLGALLLLALIGLVILIHKHYRHRFNCCCGSKAKVPPPENNYDNLAFFPDHKTSWSSTSNPQPQPDPEPSQPPSGSHSPMSSSPTPPSSAPPSPELRAPGSPKTVQAGDSPSAVKSILTKERRPEGEGGYKAVWFGKDIREDADVVVLNEPTADMDSASATESEGSDDDDPDQKKGLHLGAEIDHTYI